In Corvus hawaiiensis isolate bCorHaw1 chromosome 14, bCorHaw1.pri.cur, whole genome shotgun sequence, the sequence CCTTTCTGTATTGTGCTATCCCAGCCCAGATGTTTGGGCATGCATAACATCAGCATTTGTGTTTAATATCCCTGAAATGCACAGCAACATATGAGCAGTGCAGGATTGAGGAGAGTAAATATGCATAAAATTGGAATCTCCTTTGgttattttgctttgttagtTATGCATGCTTGGCATGTACAAGAGATAGAAATACATTTGACAGACCTGAGAGTTATTTGTGTTTGTCTACAGAAATTTACATTCCGTGTTTGAAATCATCCTAGCTCCTGTGCATTTGTTTGGTTGTTAAAGTCTTCCATGTTATTTTGAATTCAGTTCTTGTAGTTTATCTATAATCCTTGGCAGGTACAGTAGCTCAGTGGTATACAATTTTTAACCCAAATGACGTTTTGGAACAATGtcaactgaaaaacattttccttttttctttccttctttcttcttcagatTCTTTATCTTTGTTCAGGAGCCTAAGGTTGCTTGCTGATCATAAGAAGATGATTCTGTGGCTCTTTCTGGTTCTGTCATCTCCAGTTTCTTCTACAACTGCAGATGCTGATATATCTGTGGAAATTTGCAATGTTTGCTCCTGTGTGTCAGTTGAGAATGTCCTCTATGTCAACTGTGAGAAGGTTGCAGTCTACAGACCAAATCAGCTTAAACCACCATGGTCTAATTTTTACCACCTCAACTTTCAAAACAACCTGCTAATTATTCTGTATCCAAATTCCTTTCTTAATTTTACACATGCAGTGTCCTTGCAACTGGGTAATAATAAGTTACAGAACATTGAGGGAGGGGCCTTTATGGGTCTTAGTGCATTAAAGCAGTTGCACTTGAACAACAACGAATTAAAGATTCTCCGGGCTGACACCTTCCTTGGCATAGAGAACTTGGAGTATCTCCAAGCTGACTACAATTTAATCAAGTTTATTGAACGGGGAGCCTTCAATAAGCTTCACAAGCTGAAAGTCCTGATACTTAATGACAATCTGATTTCATTCCTTCCCGATAATATTTTTCGATTTGCTTCTCTAACCCATCTGGATATACGGGGGAATCGAATACAGAAGCTTCCATACATTGGAGTTCTGGAGCACATCGGGCGAATAGTTGAACTGCAGCTGGAAGACAACCCCTGGAATTGTACTTGTGATTTGTTGCCTTTGAAAGCGTGGCTGGAGAACATGCCCTATAACATCTACATTGGAGAGGCTATCTGTGAAACACCCAGTGACTTGTATGGAAGGCTGCTGAAAGAAACCAAtaagcaggagctgtgctccatggggacagggagtgATTTTGACGTGCGCATCCTGCCTCCCTCACAGCTGGAGCCCGGTTACAGCACACCCAACGGCCACACCACTCAAACATCAGTGCACAGATTAGTCACAAAGCCGCCAAAAACTACAAATCCTTCGAAGATCTCGGGGATAGTAGCAGGCAAAGCTCTGTCTAATCGCAATCTCAGTCAGATCGTATCTTACCAGACCAGGGTGCCTCCTCTAACTCCTTGTCCAGTCCCTTGTGTTTGCAAAACTCATCCTTCAGACTTGGGATTAAGTGTAAATTGCCAGGAAAGAAATATAGAATCAATGGCTGAACTAGTACCAAAACCTTTAAATGCCAAGAAACTGCATGTAAATGGCAACTATATTAAGGATGTGGATACTACAGATTTCGCTGAGTTTGAGGGACTGGATTTGCTCCATTTAGGCAGCAATCGGATTTCAGTGATCAAAGGAGATGTTTTCCGCAACCTTACAAATTTACGGAGATTGTATCTCAATGGCAATCAGATAGAGCGTCTGAGCCCAGAAATGTTTGCTGGCCTCCACAACTTGCAGTATCTGTATTTGGAATACAATGTTATCAAAGAAATCCTAGCAGGCACCTTTGACTTAATGCCAAATTTGCAGTTGCTCTACCTGAACAACAATCTTCTGCGAAGCTTGCCAGCGTATATTTTTGCTGGTGCACCACTTGCTAGACTGAATCTGAGGAACAATCACTTCATGTATTTACCTGTAAGTGGTGTTCTTGATCAGCTAAAATCTCTTACACAAATAGATTTGGAAGGTAATCCATGGGACTGCACTTGTGATTTAGTTGCTTTAAAACTGTGGCTTGAAAAGCTAAATGACGGTATTGTGGTGAAGGAATTGAGATGTGAAACACCTGTGCAGTTTGCTAACATAGAACTTAAGTCTCTGAAAAATGAGATTCTCTGCCCTAAACTTTTAAACAAGCCATCTGCTCTGTTCACTAGTCCTATGCCTGCTGTTATTTTTACAACACCACCGGGACCAGTCCGGAGTCCTCCTGGTGGCCCAGTTCCATTGTCCATCCTAATCTTAAGCATATTGGTTGTGCTGATTTTAACagtgtttgttgctttttgtcttcttgtttttgtgCTTCGGCGCAACAAAAAACCAACTGTAAAGCATGAAGGGATTGGAAACCAAGAGTGCAGTTCTATGCAACTGCAGCTAAGAAAGCATGATCACAAGTCAAACAAAAAAGATGGACTGGGTGCAGAGGCCTTCATTCCTCAAACCATTGAGCAGATGAGCAAAAGTCATACCTGTGGCTTGAAAGAGTCTGAAACAGGCTTCACGTTTGCTGACCCACCAGGGCAAAAAGTCATTCTGAGAAATATGAATGACAAGGAGAAAGATTTATTGCATGTGGATACCAGAAAAAGACTTAGCACAATCGATGAACTGGATGAGTTATTCCCTGGAAGGGATTCCAATGTatttattcaaaattttcttgAAAGTAAAAAAGAATACAACAGCATAGGGGTCAGTGGCTTTGAAATACGTTACCCAGAGAAActgcaagacaaaaaaaacaagaaatctCTAATAGGTGGTAATCATAGTAAAATTGTAGTAGAACAAAGGAAAAGTGAATATTTTGAACTAAAAGCTAAACTTCAAGGTTCACCTGACTACCTACAAGTCCTTGAAGAACAAACAGCTTTGAATAAAATATAGGTCATACAATCTTATTGCCTACAGAGGACATTTATTTAATGATGAAAGTGCCTTTTGTTGACTTTTAACTTCCAAATACTATATTATATTGATAGGCATAGAGGCAGGTGTATCCAAGGGTGTCTGATTAACTGTAGCTGCATATGATTTGTCAAGTAGAGGAGAATTTCCTTAATGGGTTTTACTCCATAAAGCTCATGCCCTGTGGAATCCTGTAGGGATACTGCAAACTCTATTGCCAAAGGGATGCTTTATACACGTTACACTGAATTTAACCTCAAGAGGCATATATGTTTTGTATCTTAAATGCAAACCATCGTCTCCTTGTGATTTGTTAGAACAAACACAAGAAACCTGGTACTGATATTTGTACTTCAGCTGGGTCCTTCATCCTGCACGTGGATTTAAGTTGGTGGAACTGGAGTAATCCTTTGATTTGTGGTGTTCTAATGGCACTGTTTAAAGCTTATCTGGAAAGTAACGAGCATGCAAAGAGAGAACATTCAATAGTATGTGTAAATTGGTTACATTTATGGGCTGCATCTTGAAACCACTGGAATTATAATGTTAAATTGtgcaaatatttgtttaaaatatacCATGCATTACATACCTATGAAATAAATCTGACCACCTGAAGCATACATGTctatacagaaaattaaaaaaaaaagaaaagaaagaaaatagctcAACCTGACTTCTGCAGTATTCATGAcatctgaagaaaatatttgatattCATGCAGAATCTGTTCTAAGACTCATCTCCAATTAAAACTAGAGTTCCTTCTCAGTTACGTGAAACTCTTGCAACCCCAAAAGGTTGTCCAAAATTGTCAAAGTGCTTACTGTGTGAGCgtagcagaaattatttttgtaatataaTTCATATTTATGAAATACTTTGTATActacataggaaaaaaaaaatatgtactcCTTAATATGTATTTAATATGCCTGACTTGTTTTCCTGATCACAATGCATTAATCATTCAgtataaataaaaccagaacaatATACCAAACAGCAACCGGGGATGTAATGTATAGCATCATCCAGAATTAAGTGATCagatataataataataataataataaaattgttCTGTACTATTCTTGTGAGATTAGCATATTATCTTATTTCAGATTTGTTACCAATggtgcattttaaaatagatcCATTAGTTTTTTAGTATTGTGTCTCAGGCAATTATTTGCCAtgagttttcttgcttttctggtCTCTACAGCTTAATCTAAATACTTTCCACTACAAGTATTTACAGGAATTCATGCTAAggggaatatttttattgtatatGCAGAAGTTTTCTGTTCTTATTATCACTCTGGCTGCTGTTAGTCAGCAAAACCTGATCAGAACAGTGGACAATATGGCAAATCCTGTCTAAAACCACAGTGCAAAATGGATATAGTGGTCTCAGTTCAAAGGACTGTGTAGCTCATAACTAGAGAGTAAAAGCTTGCCTTTGTGAAAGCTGGATCTGAatagccaggaaaaaaaaggtaagagaATGGAAAATCCCCATTGTATCTCACTGATAGATGGTACTTTGACATGAAAATGGAATTATATTGGTAAAGCATCCTACAGCAAATCTGTATGATGAGATTAACAAAATTTCTTTGACTTGATGAGCTTTAGATAAGACCCTCTTATCTCCTTTGCTTTCAGACCCTTTATCCCTCCCTACCTTTTATAATCAATACATAAATCAATTAAGGTAGTAGGATATAAACATGAATGTTTTTCATGAATTCGAAGCTAGCAAAAATTAGAGCAAGACTCAATAATAATACTGTGGAGAAGGCTGTGTCAGCTGTTTCCAATATAAACCTCTAATTTCAGGGCTTTATGACACTGAGttgaaatttttattctgaagtgATACTTGGCAAACAGCCTGCAGTATATTTTTatcaaaaaaggcaaaagcactGCTTCCTTATTtgagagaaagcaaacaaaacgtTTCTCTACTTTCAGACATTTGTTTATGCTCTTGTGGCTTAGAAAGAAggtggttttattatttttctccataCTTCAAAGTATGTCCATGACTTCAGATAATAAAATTATGGGAGATAAATTAATGGCTGAGTTTCTTTCAAAAAGCTGCAGCTATCCATGCACAATAATTAATTCAGAACGTGATAGGGATTTTCAGGGCATAGATACTGCATACACATGCAGTTCTGGCATAAAAAGGTCCTGGTTGACCAATGATGCAGTACATGGCTAAGGTTTGGATGAGAACTTGTGTTTATTGTCTGTGGATTAAGGAGTGTCCATGATGCACTGACCAGGTGGACTCTGCTGGCTCCTTCAGTAGGCTAAGGATGACAGGGTCTGCTCTGCACGGTGCTGTGTGGCCTCGAGGATGTGTCCAAGTTCACTGGGATTTGCCAAAGCAGAAGGTGTCTGACACACTCAGTGCGTTGTCACTGTCATGTCCTGTATGATCATCCTGAGAGGAATgtgttaaaaatattaaaaatagcaaataagGAAATACTTCTAACTGATGGTAAAACTGATGTGCTTATGACTTGTGTTGTCCTGAGTCAAAAGAACAATGATAAGTGATCATACCTTCCTCAGCTAAAAAAatgaggggtttttgttttattttgtgttgtgAGGTTTTCTGGGGATGTTCTTtctgggtttttggttttttttttcctttgtttgaaggggttttttgtttttggagTGATATCTCCTATTTGCTGATCAAAAGAAGAACTGAACCGTTATGCTGTACCATTACACTGGGTCAGAGCTTCCTGATCACTGAGGCCGCAATCCCAGTAAGGCATTTCAGCTCAACCTAATTCATGTGCAGAGGTACTAATCATGAGGTAATAATTAGATACCTGCCCAAGAGTGGGGCTTAGATAGAGTTTTGTCATTGACTTCAAAACAAGCCAGCTCAGAACCATTGTATATAATCCATAGAGCCCAGTGACTCTTCTGGGGTTATGCAGTTGAGTGTAAGTTCACCAGCATCAGTAAAGGTTGCACAATCTGGACCTTCCTATAGAAATTGTTCCTAAGTGTTTTACAATGTATGGTGCAATATGTAGGCATAATAGTGTGAGTGAAGAATGCAGAAGCTGGCAAAACActctttttctgtgaaattgtTACTTTGAATGGCAACCTTAGTGTCAGTttattttctccatgttttGAAACAGTGTATGTGTCTGCACAGCAGTTTTAGTGTGCTGTCCATTCAAATTTCTGGTCAGTCTTTCTGAGAAGGTGACTCTTGGGTGTGGCTTAACAGGTCTGTCTGTTCATTATATTGGTTTGAGTGGCCATGCTTGTAAAATGGCTCTTAAGACCCATAGACATAAACTAAATCAGTGAAGGTGTTAACATAATCTGTTGTCTCCACTGTATTATAAAGaagtttccatttttaaatgaaatcaaTAAAGTGTAATCatttcctggaaaaagaaaaaaaattgtgcaatTTTATCAGAAAGCAAGTACCACGGTGCAAGAACACAAGAACAGGTGATTTATGTTTTGCATTTAGTGTTCAAGATTGACAATGATGCAGCAATCTAGTATAAATATCTTTTttagatgcttttttttttttaaagccataaTGATGATATAAATTATAAAGGCATGGCCTTGTGAATAATGTTAACAAATGTTTCAGAATCAAGAAAAAACATCCAGAACTTGATGGTGGTATAATATCTATAATATCTTTTGCATGATTTGTATGTTGATATTGTATGAAATGAGCACagtgagacttttttttttggttgcatCCAAAGAGTTAGGAAGGAAATATAACAAGAATGTATTTATAATCACtctattttgaaataaagtaaagaaaacaaaatgtattgGCTTTACCCTGTTTCGATCATTACTATTTTAGGTTAGCTTATAATTAAGACGATTACTTATGACATCCAGCCCAATGTAAAACACAGAAACCTATTGtttattaattttgtttgcCTTCATCAATATCAAAATACTAGTCAGTGTTGACTTCAAAATTTGtatgaaatattaataaaattgttTGGTACTATTGTATTTCTGAAACTAGACTTTGTTAAGTGCCTGTGATATTCTCTTTCTGATTATTTGTATATGGATGAGAGAGAATCTGTAAAGAAGTTATGCAGTAATGTTTTCTAACCACCTCAacaatttgttgtattttagaAAGTTTTTCTTATCTTCTGTTGTCCAACAAAATATTCCTTTCCCCTGTTATGCAAATAATCCGTCCAAAGTCAGTGAATATTTTCCATTACTACCACAAGCAGAATTTAGTTTTCAGTTGTATTCTCAGTTCTTCAACCCAGAAGTGCTTAGAGGAACAATTACATAATGTTAGGGACATTTGCTTTGATTCTGCTCTCTTCTTATTAGTCATTTTCAATAACaattttttcagaggaaagaaaagctaaTTTGTCCTTAGCAGAAGCAAAAATACCAATCCATCTACCATTTCATTTGGTTAGGT encodes:
- the SLITRK4 gene encoding SLIT and NTRK-like protein 4, translating into MILWLFLVLSSPVSSTTADADISVEICNVCSCVSVENVLYVNCEKVAVYRPNQLKPPWSNFYHLNFQNNLLIILYPNSFLNFTHAVSLQLGNNKLQNIEGGAFMGLSALKQLHLNNNELKILRADTFLGIENLEYLQADYNLIKFIERGAFNKLHKLKVLILNDNLISFLPDNIFRFASLTHLDIRGNRIQKLPYIGVLEHIGRIVELQLEDNPWNCTCDLLPLKAWLENMPYNIYIGEAICETPSDLYGRLLKETNKQELCSMGTGSDFDVRILPPSQLEPGYSTPNGHTTQTSVHRLVTKPPKTTNPSKISGIVAGKALSNRNLSQIVSYQTRVPPLTPCPVPCVCKTHPSDLGLSVNCQERNIESMAELVPKPLNAKKLHVNGNYIKDVDTTDFAEFEGLDLLHLGSNRISVIKGDVFRNLTNLRRLYLNGNQIERLSPEMFAGLHNLQYLYLEYNVIKEILAGTFDLMPNLQLLYLNNNLLRSLPAYIFAGAPLARLNLRNNHFMYLPVSGVLDQLKSLTQIDLEGNPWDCTCDLVALKLWLEKLNDGIVVKELRCETPVQFANIELKSLKNEILCPKLLNKPSALFTSPMPAVIFTTPPGPVRSPPGGPVPLSILILSILVVLILTVFVAFCLLVFVLRRNKKPTVKHEGIGNQECSSMQLQLRKHDHKSNKKDGLGAEAFIPQTIEQMSKSHTCGLKESETGFTFADPPGQKVILRNMNDKEKDLLHVDTRKRLSTIDELDELFPGRDSNVFIQNFLESKKEYNSIGVSGFEIRYPEKLQDKKNKKSLIGGNHSKIVVEQRKSEYFELKAKLQGSPDYLQVLEEQTALNKI